A single genomic interval of Deltaproteobacteria bacterium harbors:
- a CDS encoding nucleoside triphosphate pyrophosphohydrolase: protein MLSLLVEKSAMDDFGKLAGIMERLRAEGGCEWDRAQSHSSLRQYLLEEAHEVLDAIARKKPELLCEELGDLLIQILFHAQIAREHGEFDISDVISSISRKMIRRHPHVFSDAKA, encoded by the coding sequence ATGTTATCATTACTCGTGGAAAAATCCGCCATGGACGATTTCGGCAAACTCGCAGGAATAATGGAGCGCCTTCGCGCCGAAGGCGGGTGCGAATGGGACCGCGCCCAATCACATTCCTCCCTTCGCCAGTACCTGCTGGAAGAAGCGCACGAGGTCCTGGACGCCATCGCCAGGAAAAAACCGGAACTTTTATGCGAAGAACTTGGCGACCTGCTGATCCAGATACTGTTCCACGCGCAGATCGCGAGGGAGCACGGGGAGTTCGACATCTCGGACGTCATATCCTCCATTTCCCGGAAAATGATCCGGAGGCACCCCCACGTTTTTTCCGATGCGAAGGC
- a CDS encoding tetratricopeptide repeat protein, with protein sequence MTRRFLISCGCLSLVTIFLAFPLAMPGLSAASVGKDFLSGYPAPVRSQAERVGAVARAGREAELAKEVRLLRVRMHETGILSINAFPDLVFERAVREGWKKDAAPVLRILREVSPFSVPMWAWLAKEDIISGRLQEFLQDLEGMAGATRRFGPALLGYASWLFTFMTAAGCWFALWGSSILFLRARPSLEGDLLRALDIPYRESVAPVLLALIFLLPVAAGFGLAVAACIWLLLSVAYLRRGELVLLTAVVLVLVGLVLAGGILHSLRTFGDEARVGWLGGEGNLSFARSNKGSAAGMVFLPGGTFSWMQRFERARLEMQSGDPAAAEKRWNSLIDDGRDLQEVVNNRGVARAQMGKVREALDDFESAAVKHPGDPSALWNAYQAHLQLFNLDRARLIQPEAWDRIQRLPPFFHRPADMEQGEWIASPLPVREIWKVVFRLREDWIRDAGESDMFLSFFRPLSASGAVVFLAAVLLFSSAWNLLSRKLWVHSTCRSCGSRSLVVRSREASDLCGPCRVNLGGGIRMGKERTRRVQGIVLHRRYVRLASLAVPGAGALWSGKEIRVLVFGMMFSTALAAVTCSLGGLRAGGPLVADLQRTVSVWGVVATAVLWAGGAVWGIRSFTILQQNRNVAGER encoded by the coding sequence ATGACCCGTCGGTTTCTCATCTCCTGCGGCTGTCTGAGCCTGGTCACGATCTTCCTTGCGTTTCCCCTTGCGATGCCCGGTTTGTCGGCGGCGTCCGTGGGGAAGGATTTCCTTTCGGGATATCCGGCCCCCGTCCGGTCCCAGGCTGAAAGGGTGGGGGCGGTCGCGCGCGCCGGCAGGGAGGCGGAACTCGCGAAGGAAGTCCGCCTGTTGCGGGTACGGATGCACGAAACCGGCATCCTCTCCATCAACGCTTTCCCCGACCTCGTCTTCGAGCGCGCCGTGCGGGAGGGGTGGAAGAAGGATGCCGCGCCGGTTCTCCGGATACTGCGGGAGGTTTCCCCGTTTTCCGTGCCGATGTGGGCCTGGCTTGCGAAGGAGGACATTATCTCCGGGCGGTTGCAGGAGTTCCTGCAGGACCTTGAGGGGATGGCGGGCGCCACGCGCCGGTTCGGGCCCGCGCTCCTCGGTTATGCTTCCTGGCTTTTCACTTTCATGACCGCCGCCGGTTGCTGGTTCGCCTTGTGGGGGTCGTCGATACTGTTCCTTCGCGCGCGGCCGTCGCTGGAAGGGGACCTGCTGCGCGCGCTCGATATCCCCTACCGTGAAAGCGTCGCCCCGGTCCTGCTCGCGTTGATTTTCCTGCTGCCCGTTGCGGCGGGATTCGGACTGGCGGTGGCGGCCTGCATCTGGCTCCTTCTCTCGGTCGCCTACCTGCGGAGAGGGGAACTCGTTCTTTTGACGGCGGTGGTGCTTGTCCTCGTCGGTCTTGTGCTGGCAGGAGGCATTCTCCATTCCCTTCGGACATTCGGAGACGAGGCCCGCGTCGGATGGCTCGGCGGGGAGGGGAATCTGTCATTTGCGCGCAGCAACAAGGGGAGCGCAGCGGGGATGGTTTTTCTTCCGGGAGGGACGTTCTCCTGGATGCAGAGGTTCGAAAGGGCCCGTTTGGAGATGCAGTCGGGGGATCCCGCGGCGGCGGAAAAACGGTGGAATTCGCTTATCGATGACGGAAGGGATCTGCAGGAGGTGGTGAACAACCGCGGAGTCGCGCGCGCGCAGATGGGTAAGGTCAGGGAGGCCCTGGACGATTTCGAATCCGCCGCCGTGAAGCACCCCGGGGACCCGTCCGCGCTGTGGAACGCCTACCAGGCGCACCTGCAACTCTTCAACCTCGACCGGGCCCGCCTAATACAGCCGGAAGCGTGGGACCGCATCCAGAGGCTGCCGCCGTTCTTCCACAGGCCCGCCGACATGGAACAGGGAGAATGGATCGCTTCGCCGCTTCCCGTCCGCGAAATCTGGAAAGTCGTATTCCGGCTCAGGGAAGACTGGATCCGCGATGCGGGGGAAAGCGATATGTTCCTCTCGTTCTTCCGCCCGTTGTCGGCGTCGGGCGCGGTGGTGTTCCTCGCGGCCGTCCTTCTTTTCTCGAGCGCATGGAATCTGCTGTCACGCAAGCTGTGGGTCCATTCGACCTGCCGTTCGTGCGGCAGCAGGTCGCTCGTGGTGCGAAGCCGCGAAGCATCCGATCTCTGCGGGCCCTGCAGGGTGAACCTGGGGGGAGGCATCAGGATGGGAAAAGAGCGGACCAGGAGGGTCCAGGGGATAGTGCTGCACAGGAGGTACGTGCGGCTGGCCTCCCTTGCAGTGCCGGGTGCGGGCGCGCTCTGGTCGGGGAAAGAGATCCGCGTGCTGGTTTTCGGAATGATGTTTTCCACGGCTCTCGCCGCCGTCACCTGCTCGCTGGGGGGATTGCGCGCGGGCGGACCGCTGGTCGCCGATCTGCAGCGGACCGTGTCGGTCTGGGGGGTGGTCGCAACCGCCGTTCTTTGGGCGGGGGGTGCGGTGTGGGGAATCCGATCCTTCACGATACTGCAGCAGAACCGAAACGTCGCGGGAGAGCGGTGA